One window of the Candidatus Phycorickettsia trachydisci genome contains the following:
- a CDS encoding ankyrin repeat domain-containing protein, with the protein MTNKTTIVPIPGCGWARITIDNKSDIDQNNNFNTMSLYEARMREDMKRIKAHAKATVNGYGEDNLKVKALLNGATLGSIRSVNELLQQGMSVNFKNSCGITPLIAAAERGYIEIVQALIQAGADLNARDNTGSTALIRAAYNGHTGIIKALIEAGADLDLKDNNKNTALMLAAKYDFMKIVYGLCKNGADLRFSPDKTILDCPQVLKIPGLMEELETLMIKQLNQKIEKGYKDLRFEKADAEVAHKLYNKTQYKDNKKLQETIKLFDEASTKYIGDTLLGAQLPIYPTEYKLFEGKLKPAQKEGTKIFKTVPDDSPQKHAVRDDSKISGYSGEKTDMLSQKDIADLLGKYLEIRDIGRLRQVSKIIKTNTMDHDTEVSGDSIKDEVSGTCTEPSILGHQDENDTTSICQ; encoded by the coding sequence ATGACAAATAAAACAACTATAGTACCTATTCCTGGTTGTGGGTGGGCAAGAATCACGATAGATAACAAATCTGATATAGATCAAAATAATAATTTTAATACAATGTCTTTATACGAAGCTCGTATGCGTGAAGATATGAAAAGGATTAAAGCTCATGCAAAAGCCACCGTAAATGGTTACGGAGAAGATAACTTAAAAGTAAAAGCATTACTTAATGGCGCCACTTTAGGAAGTATAAGATCAGTTAATGAATTACTACAACAAGGGATGAGTGTTAATTTTAAAAATAGTTGTGGTATTACTCCATTAATAGCTGCTGCTGAACGTGGTTATATAGAAATAGTTCAAGCTTTAATACAAGCAGGTGCAGATTTAAATGCAAGAGATAACACAGGTTCAACAGCACTGATTAGGGCTGCTTACAACGGCCATACTGGAATAATCAAAGCATTAATAGAAGCTGGAGCGGACTTGGATTTGAAAGATAATAATAAAAATACTGCTTTAATGTTAGCTGCTAAGTATGATTTTATGAAGATAGTCTATGGATTATGTAAAAATGGAGCAGATTTAAGATTTAGTCCAGATAAAACTATTTTAGACTGCCCTCAAGTTCTAAAAATTCCTGGTCTCATGGAAGAACTTGAAACGTTGATGATCAAACAATTAAATCAAAAAATTGAAAAGGGGTACAAGGATTTGAGGTTCGAGAAGGCTGATGCAGAAGTTGCTCACAAACTTTATAACAAAACTCAATATAAAGATAATAAAAAGCTACAGGAAACCATAAAACTTTTTGATGAAGCTTCAACTAAGTATATAGGCGATACATTATTAGGTGCTCAACTACCTATATATCCAACTGAATATAAACTTTTTGAAGGAAAATTAAAACCGGCACAAAAAGAAGGCACAAAAATATTCAAAACGGTACCTGATGATTCTCCACAAAAACATGCTGTACGAGATGATTCAAAAATTTCCGGTTATTCTGGGGAAAAAACTGATATGTTAAGCCAAAAAGATATAGCAGACTTATTAGGAAAGTATTTAGAAATACGAGATATAGGCAGATTAAGACAGGTGAGTAAAATTATCAAAACCAATACTATGGATCATGATACTGAAGTATCAGGCGATTCAATTAAAGATGAAGTATCAGGAACCTGTACAGAACCTTCGATCCTTGGTCATCAAGATGAAAATGATACGACATCAATCTGTCAATAA
- a CDS encoding recombinase family protein, translating to MKIGYIRVSKVDGSQNFDLQKDALINSGVSEENIYEDQASGAKDNRPGLIACLKALRKGDTLVVWKLDRLGRDLKHLVNTVQDLSERQVGFKVLAGQGANINTTTPNGRLVFGIFAALAEFESELIRERTKAGLAAARARGRKGGRKSALSKAQIRLAQAAMASRDTKVSELCKEIGVTRATLYRYVSPNGTIRPHGQKLLNS from the coding sequence ATGAAAATTGGCTATATCAGAGTTTCTAAAGTTGATGGCTCTCAAAACTTTGATCTTCAAAAAGATGCATTAATAAATTCTGGAGTATCAGAAGAAAACATTTATGAAGATCAAGCATCTGGAGCTAAAGATAATCGTCCAGGTCTTATAGCTTGCCTCAAAGCCTTAAGAAAGGGAGATACTCTAGTAGTATGGAAATTGGACAGACTAGGCAGAGATCTTAAGCATTTAGTCAATACAGTACAAGATCTTTCAGAACGTCAGGTTGGATTTAAAGTCCTAGCTGGACAAGGAGCTAATATCAACACCACAACCCCTAACGGTAGGTTAGTGTTCGGAATTTTTGCTGCATTAGCGGAATTTGAATCTGAGCTTATCAGAGAAAGAACAAAGGCAGGACTTGCTGCAGCACGGGCTAGAGGACGTAAAGGAGGTAGAAAATCTGCTTTATCGAAAGCTCAAATACGCCTAGCACAAGCAGCTATGGCATCTCGAGATACTAAAGTATCAGAACTATGCAAAGAAATAGGTGTTACTAGAGCTACTCTCTATCGCTACGTCTCTCCAAACGGTACAATCAGACCTCACGGCCAAAAACTCCTCAATTCTTAA